One Sinorhizobium sp. BG8 DNA window includes the following coding sequences:
- a CDS encoding efflux RND transporter periplasmic adaptor subunit — MNGRFTTVLLTILPLALAGCDSEGEAAAPVKPRPVMSVVAASRPVHDLRLAGVVEARIQADLGFRVLGRIMRRDVNVGDSVTKGQVIASIDPLALELAVKSGEADLSSAEAQLVNASVIEQRQRKLAAINSASQAALESAEQANASATAEVAKARANLDKARDQLGYAWLEAEFDGVVTGTSVEVGQVVSAGQTAITIARPDLRDVVVDVPEDEISGLTKGLPFTVMLQLDPSIRTTGMVREIAPESDATTRTRRVKITLDSPPEAFRLGSVVSVVPATQGAPVISLPEAAILREGAKASVWIVDPDKKTVAKRSVTIEAGNGASIAILSGLKEGDRVAVAGVNRLAEGQQVRIEQERNQ, encoded by the coding sequence ATGAACGGCCGCTTCACAACGGTATTGCTCACAATCCTGCCGCTCGCGCTCGCAGGATGCGATTCGGAAGGGGAGGCAGCCGCCCCCGTCAAACCTCGTCCCGTCATGTCGGTCGTCGCCGCCTCCCGGCCAGTTCACGACCTCCGCCTTGCCGGCGTGGTCGAGGCCCGCATCCAGGCAGACCTCGGATTCCGTGTCCTTGGCCGAATAATGCGAAGGGACGTCAATGTCGGTGACTCCGTGACAAAAGGCCAGGTCATCGCTTCGATTGATCCGCTCGCGCTCGAACTCGCCGTGAAGAGCGGCGAGGCGGATCTCTCGAGCGCCGAGGCCCAGCTCGTCAACGCTTCCGTCATCGAGCAGAGGCAGCGAAAGCTCGCGGCAATCAACAGCGCCAGCCAGGCCGCGCTGGAAAGCGCGGAACAGGCGAACGCCAGCGCCACGGCCGAGGTGGCCAAGGCGCGAGCCAATCTCGACAAGGCCAGGGACCAGCTGGGGTATGCCTGGCTGGAAGCCGAGTTCGACGGGGTTGTGACGGGCACCTCCGTCGAGGTCGGTCAGGTCGTTTCCGCCGGCCAGACGGCGATCACCATTGCCCGCCCGGATCTGCGCGACGTGGTGGTCGACGTGCCCGAGGACGAGATTTCCGGACTGACGAAGGGCCTGCCGTTCACGGTCATGCTTCAACTGGATCCCTCGATCAGGACCACGGGAATGGTGCGGGAAATCGCGCCGGAATCGGACGCAACGACACGTACGAGACGCGTCAAGATCACCCTGGACAGCCCGCCGGAAGCCTTCCGCCTCGGCTCCGTCGTCTCGGTCGTGCCGGCGACACAGGGAGCGCCGGTCATTTCATTGCCCGAGGCCGCGATCCTTCGCGAGGGGGCGAAGGCAAGCGTCTGGATCGTCGATCCCGACAAGAAGACGGTAGCAAAACGATCAGTGACGATCGAGGCAGGAAATGGCGCGTCGATTGCCATCCTGTCCGGCCTCAAGGAGGGGGACCGCGTCGCCGTCGCCGGTGTCAACCGGCTCGCGGAAGGCCAGCAAGTGAGAATAGAGCAGGAGCGCAATCAGTGA
- a CDS encoding efflux RND transporter periplasmic adaptor subunit yields the protein MKVAKNILGASAAALLLAACSPQEEEAKTIPQLVGAQEVASATYTTSATLSGEVKARVASELSFRVAGRIAERTVNVGDHVKAGDLLARIDPKEQRADVAVAKATVQSAEAQYRQASLSLERQKSLLASKVSTQETYDNAEETYRTAKAALDVARTGLATAVDALTYTELHADGDGVITARNAEVGQVVQAAESIFTLAHDGPRDAVFDVFEGLLLRNERDSKIGVSLLSDRTRVIAAPVREVAPTINAATGTIRLKADLADKSDSMPLGAAVSGVFSYTPRELIVLPWSAMASVGGEPAVWLIDPGTKTVSLRKVEVGDYETERFTVTGGLRPKDLVVTDGAKLLAPGEAVSIIGKDAQ from the coding sequence ATGAAAGTTGCAAAAAATATTCTCGGCGCGAGCGCCGCGGCGCTCTTGCTCGCCGCTTGCAGTCCGCAAGAGGAAGAAGCCAAGACAATCCCGCAGCTTGTCGGTGCCCAGGAAGTGGCGAGCGCCACCTACACGACCAGCGCCACCCTGTCCGGTGAGGTGAAGGCACGGGTCGCATCGGAGCTGTCATTCCGTGTCGCCGGCCGTATCGCCGAACGGACCGTCAACGTCGGTGACCATGTTAAGGCGGGTGATCTGCTGGCGAGGATCGATCCGAAGGAGCAGCGCGCCGACGTCGCCGTTGCCAAAGCCACCGTTCAGTCCGCAGAAGCACAATACAGGCAGGCATCCCTCTCGTTGGAGCGGCAGAAGTCCCTGCTGGCGAGCAAGGTGAGTACCCAGGAAACCTACGACAATGCGGAAGAAACCTACCGCACGGCGAAGGCAGCGCTCGACGTGGCGAGGACAGGGCTCGCAACGGCCGTTGATGCGCTAACCTACACGGAGCTGCATGCTGACGGCGACGGCGTCATCACGGCGCGCAACGCCGAGGTCGGTCAGGTGGTTCAGGCGGCCGAATCCATTTTCACGCTGGCACACGACGGACCGCGCGATGCGGTCTTCGATGTATTCGAGGGCCTGCTGCTTCGCAACGAGCGCGACAGCAAGATAGGGGTCTCCCTGCTTTCCGACCGGACGCGGGTGATTGCCGCGCCCGTGCGGGAAGTCGCGCCGACGATCAACGCTGCAACGGGTACCATACGCTTGAAGGCCGACCTGGCCGATAAAAGCGATAGCATGCCTCTGGGCGCGGCGGTCAGCGGCGTCTTCTCCTATACGCCGCGCGAGCTGATCGTGCTGCCGTGGAGCGCCATGGCCTCCGTAGGCGGCGAGCCCGCTGTCTGGCTGATCGATCCCGGCACCAAGACGGTCTCGCTCCGCAAGGTCGAGGTCGGGGACTATGAAACCGAGAGGTTTACCGTCACGGGCGGCCTTCGTCCGAAGGACCTTGTCGTGACCGACGGCGCCAAGCTGCTCGCGCCGGGAGAAGCAGTCTCCATCATTGGAAAGGACGCGCAATGA